The Poseidonibacter lekithochrous region GGAAAATGGTTTGACCTATTAAAAATCAAACACAATTTATATAAAAGATGGGAATAAAAAATGCCTAGAAACATACACGATGCTGATAAAGCCTCATACAGAAAAGCTATTTATAGTGGAACTTTTGATCCAATTACAAATGGACATCTAGATATTATTAGTCGAGCTGCGAACATATTCGACGAAGTAATAATTGCCGTAGCAAAAAGTGAAAGAAAAGGACCTATGTTCTCTCCTGAAGATAGAGTAAAATTCGCTAAAGCTGCAACAAGTCATTTAAAAAATGTAAGAGTTGAAGGATTTGATACTCTACTTGTTGATTTTGCCACAGAACAAGGTGTTAATACAATTATTAGAGGATTACGTGCCGTTTCAGATTTCGAATACGAATTACAAATGGGATATGCAAACTCTTCAATTAACGATAAATTAGAGACTTTATATCTAATGCCAACATTAGAAAACGCTTTTGTTTCATCAACAATTGTAAGGGAAATCATCAGATTTGATGGTAAATTCCAACATCTTATTCCAAAGGAAGTTTTAGAATGTATGTAGTAATTGAAGGTATTGATACAGCAGGAAAGTCAACTCAATTAGACTTACTTCAAAAAAAATACTCAGATGCGATCTTTACAAAAGAGCCAGGTGGAACACAAATCGGTGTAAAACTAAGAGCTATGGCTTTAAATGGTGAAGCAAAATCTGGTATTGCAGAGATGTTTTTATTCTTAGCAGATAGAGCTGAACATATTGAAGAAGTTGTAATATCAAACGAAGACAAAATGGTTATTTCGGATAGATCAATGGTTTCAGGAATTGCTTATGCTTCAATTTTTGAGTTAGAAAAAATGATTGAATTAAATCTTTTAGCTACAAATAATGTATTACCAACTCATGCTATTTTACTTGAATTATCAGCAGAAGAGTTAACATATAGATTATCTCAAAAAGAGAATGATGCAATTGAATTACGTGGAATTGAATATCTAATGAACATTCAAAATAGAATGAAAGAGACAATAATCAAACTTGGAATTAATCATTTATTTGTTGATGCAAGTTTAAAAATAGAAGAAATAGAAATAGAAATAGAGGATTTTTTAAATGGCAAGTAAGGGTAATGTAAAAACAATTCAAAGCTTAAGAGGTATGAAAGATGTTGTAAATGATGATAGTAAATTATTTACATAT contains the following coding sequences:
- the coaD gene encoding pantetheine-phosphate adenylyltransferase gives rise to the protein MPRNIHDADKASYRKAIYSGTFDPITNGHLDIISRAANIFDEVIIAVAKSERKGPMFSPEDRVKFAKAATSHLKNVRVEGFDTLLVDFATEQGVNTIIRGLRAVSDFEYELQMGYANSSINDKLETLYLMPTLENAFVSSTIVREIIRFDGKFQHLIPKEVLECM
- the tmk gene encoding dTMP kinase, which produces MYVVIEGIDTAGKSTQLDLLQKKYSDAIFTKEPGGTQIGVKLRAMALNGEAKSGIAEMFLFLADRAEHIEEVVISNEDKMVISDRSMVSGIAYASIFELEKMIELNLLATNNVLPTHAILLELSAEELTYRLSQKENDAIELRGIEYLMNIQNRMKETIIKLGINHLFVDASLKIEEIEIEIEDFLNGK